A stretch of Aerococcus christensenii DNA encodes these proteins:
- a CDS encoding ABC transporter ATP-binding protein yields the protein MIRVIRKFLAFCGEESRRKFITSIWLSVFQAMFEALKIPAIAVMVSALLKGEVETRDILLSLGIMLVSMGGACFTQLKAVLLQTEGGYGTCANKRIEIAEHLRYLPMGYFNRNTLGQITSVTTNVMETLETVAARVIMLVCEGLLTTSLIIGMLFLLDGRLAGIVLGGFLLFLLTNSYLQKVAGKLAKRKMKADEKLVEKVLEYLQGMTEVKAYHLTGVKSKELNTAIRENSRANIAMEMNLLPLITLQSFMAKMIGTVMVVCSCGFYCAGSMDGLHAIVMVIASFMIYASLETAGQYSALLRVVDQSVDRAQEILTTPQMDLTGESLAPDGDDLSAQEIGFAYHQRKIIDGISLEIPEGTTTAIVGPSGSGKTTLIHLLARFWDVETGTVKLGDRNVKAYEMDRLMANFSFVFQSVYLFHDTIANNIRFGQPHATMEEVESVAKKACCHDFISRLPNGYETVIGEGGASLSGGEKQRISIARAMMKDAPIIFLDEATANVDPENENELMRAIQTLTAEKTVVMIAHRLKTVKHADQILVVDHGRIVQRGSHRELMAQEGIYRRFIGERREAIRWKLSKEEGESLAVENE from the coding sequence ATGATTAGGGTTATTCGAAAATTTTTGGCTTTTTGTGGAGAGGAAAGTCGTCGCAAATTCATCACTTCCATCTGGTTGAGTGTTTTTCAAGCGATGTTTGAAGCATTAAAGATCCCAGCGATCGCCGTGATGGTTAGTGCTTTACTAAAAGGAGAGGTTGAAACGAGAGATATCCTTCTTTCTTTAGGCATTATGTTAGTAAGTATGGGAGGGGCTTGCTTTACTCAGTTAAAAGCCGTTCTCTTGCAGACAGAAGGAGGATATGGAACCTGTGCAAACAAACGTATCGAGATTGCAGAGCACTTACGCTATCTCCCCATGGGCTATTTTAATCGTAATACCCTTGGCCAGATTACTTCTGTTACAACGAATGTTATGGAAACGCTCGAAACTGTAGCTGCCCGGGTAATTATGTTGGTGTGTGAAGGCTTATTGACTACTAGCTTGATTATAGGTATGCTTTTTTTATTGGATGGACGCTTGGCAGGGATTGTCTTGGGAGGTTTTCTTCTGTTTTTGTTGACGAATAGCTACTTGCAAAAGGTGGCAGGGAAATTAGCCAAAAGAAAGATGAAAGCAGATGAAAAGTTAGTAGAGAAGGTGCTGGAATATCTTCAAGGCATGACGGAAGTGAAGGCCTATCACTTAACGGGTGTAAAGAGTAAAGAATTGAATACGGCCATTCGTGAAAATAGTAGAGCCAATATTGCCATGGAGATGAACCTCCTCCCACTGATCACGTTGCAAAGTTTTATGGCTAAAATGATAGGTACCGTGATGGTCGTTTGTTCGTGTGGTTTTTATTGTGCGGGGAGTATGGACGGACTACATGCGATCGTGATGGTGATTGCATCCTTTATGATTTATGCGAGTTTGGAAACTGCTGGCCAATACTCTGCCCTTCTTCGGGTAGTGGATCAAAGTGTGGATCGTGCTCAAGAAATTTTGACAACGCCTCAGATGGATTTGACAGGAGAAAGTCTGGCGCCTGATGGGGATGATCTATCGGCTCAAGAGATAGGTTTTGCTTATCATCAGCGGAAGATTATTGATGGGATTTCTTTGGAGATTCCGGAAGGGACGACGACAGCGATTGTAGGCCCTTCTGGGAGTGGAAAGACGACGCTCATTCATTTACTTGCTCGTTTTTGGGACGTAGAGACAGGAACAGTGAAGTTGGGAGATCGTAATGTAAAAGCCTATGAGATGGATCGTTTGATGGCTAATTTTAGTTTTGTTTTTCAATCTGTTTATTTGTTCCACGATACTATTGCGAATAACATTCGTTTCGGTCAACCGCATGCCACGATGGAAGAAGTGGAGTCGGTTGCTAAAAAAGCCTGTTGCCATGATTTTATTTCACGTCTTCCTAACGGCTATGAAACGGTTATTGGGGAAGGCGGGGCGAGCCTCTCAGGTGGAGAAAAGCAACGGATTTCTATTGCGCGTGCGATGATGAAGGATGCGCCGATTATCTTTTTAGATGAAGCTACTGCTAATGTGGATCCTGAAAACGAAAATGAACTTATGCGGGCCATACAGACGCTAACCGCTGAAAAGACGGTGGTGATGATCGCTCATCGCTTAAAAACGGTCAAACATGCGGATCAAATTCTTGTAGTGGACCATGGGCGAATTGTTCAGAGAGGAAGTCATAGAGAATTGATGGCGCAAGAGGGGATTTATCGACGCTTTATTGGGGAGCGTAGAGAAGCCATAAGATGGAAGCTATCCAAAGAAGAA
- a CDS encoding ABC transporter ATP-binding protein, which translates to MDEKQNSQSPIAWLLGQTGHHKRQYLLSVIYAGVGVAFSLAPYFVIVEIVHDLMEGKRIFQTYLLRGGWIAVFWLGRVLCHALSTATSHKATFTVLAELRKRCMEKLTRMPLGEVLEYGSGALKNTLIERIDSIETTLAHIVPEVTANLLVPLFILGYIFSLNWRMGVASLATLPIGMGCFYFMMVGSGPFYQRTLEATKALNATAVEYINGIQVIKVFGTTKRSYERFVRDAYEAAHSYIDWMRSCLVPFTLAMVVMPATMVFILPIGGLLVKGGSLSAEDFVTIMILSVGLITPIITLMSYSDDFRKMGTILGEVQGLLNAPEMRRPPTGQVPTNNTLELQDVHFAYQEEEVLHGISMVIPEGSFVALVGPSGSGKSTLARLMVSLWEVTRGKILLGNVDIRDIPLDAYADKVAFVSQDNYLFNQTVRENIRMGCPHATDAEVEEVAKQSGCHPFIMELEKGYETVVGSSGSHLSGGERQRIAIARAMLKDAPIIILDEATAYTDPENEAVIQRSLSRLTQGKTRIVIAHRLSTVTAADCIYVIEKGRVKESGIHDELLAQHGLYEKMWAAHREVKDHD; encoded by the coding sequence ATGGATGAAAAACAAAACAGCCAATCTCCCATAGCGTGGCTGTTAGGACAAACGGGTCATCATAAGAGACAATACCTTTTAAGCGTTATCTATGCGGGAGTGGGGGTGGCTTTTTCTTTGGCCCCTTATTTTGTAATTGTTGAGATTGTTCATGATTTGATGGAAGGCAAGCGTATTTTTCAGACGTATCTGTTGAGGGGGGGATGGATTGCTGTCTTTTGGTTGGGACGCGTATTATGCCATGCCTTAAGTACGGCGACTAGCCACAAGGCAACATTTACCGTACTGGCTGAACTGAGAAAACGATGTATGGAAAAGTTAACAAGAATGCCGCTGGGGGAAGTACTTGAATACGGTTCGGGAGCGCTTAAAAATACGCTCATTGAACGCATCGATAGCATTGAAACGACTCTTGCGCATATAGTGCCTGAAGTGACCGCCAATTTACTCGTCCCTCTTTTTATTTTAGGATATATTTTTAGTTTGAATTGGCGGATGGGAGTTGCCTCTCTGGCGACTTTGCCGATTGGAATGGGCTGTTTTTACTTCATGATGGTTGGGAGTGGACCCTTTTACCAGCGAACGTTAGAGGCAACAAAGGCCCTCAATGCGACAGCTGTGGAATATATTAACGGCATTCAAGTCATCAAAGTGTTTGGGACAACGAAACGGTCTTATGAACGATTTGTGCGAGATGCATATGAAGCAGCACATAGCTATATTGATTGGATGAGGTCTTGCCTTGTTCCCTTTACCTTAGCTATGGTTGTTATGCCAGCTACAATGGTTTTTATTTTGCCTATTGGCGGGCTGTTGGTGAAAGGGGGGAGTCTTTCGGCTGAAGATTTTGTGACGATTATGATTCTCTCTGTAGGGCTCATTACGCCGATTATTACCTTGATGAGTTATTCGGATGACTTTAGGAAGATGGGGACGATTTTAGGAGAAGTTCAAGGCTTATTAAATGCTCCAGAAATGAGACGTCCCCCGACAGGGCAGGTCCCCACTAATAACACGCTTGAGCTTCAAGACGTTCATTTTGCTTATCAAGAGGAAGAAGTCTTGCACGGAATTTCTATGGTGATCCCTGAGGGGAGCTTTGTGGCTTTGGTAGGGCCATCGGGTAGCGGGAAAAGTACCCTTGCTCGGTTGATGGTGTCACTTTGGGAGGTGACGCGCGGCAAGATTTTGTTAGGAAATGTCGATATTCGAGACATTCCTCTCGACGCTTATGCCGATAAGGTGGCTTTTGTTTCTCAGGATAATTATTTATTTAATCAGACAGTTCGAGAAAATATCCGTATGGGATGTCCCCATGCAACAGATGCTGAAGTAGAAGAAGTGGCTAAACAAAGTGGTTGCCATCCCTTTATTATGGAGTTGGAGAAGGGATATGAGACGGTAGTCGGTTCATCCGGAAGCCATCTTTCAGGAGGAGAAAGGCAGCGGATTGCTATTGCTCGAGCAATGTTGAAGGATGCTCCAATTATTATTTTGGATGAAGCAACCGCCTATACGGACCCGGAAAATGAAGCAGTGATTCAACGCTCCCTCTCGAGGTTAACTCAGGGGAAGACACGCATTGTGATTGCGCACAGATTATCTACAGTGACAGCGGCTGATTGTATCTATGTCATTGAGAAGGGACGTGTCAAAGAGAGCGGCATCCATGATGAGCTATTAGCGCAGCATGGTCTCTATGAGAAGATGTGGGCAGCACATAGGGAGGTGAAAGACCATGATTAG
- a CDS encoding transposase has protein sequence MKDKGYFVTVVNPLKMKQFCRVLNFRKAKNDNIDAIQIAEYGLMYWKELQEYKVDVESFRVLKELNRSYQHYMDLRINQMNFIDQTISQTFPGIKKLIPHASGDFSKDKLLDFLEKWWHKNLVLEKSEDKFIEDFKNWAKEKRYHPNADKAKSIYKLAEESISTQPSSSSYIKMNIQEGIELIKHINQILYTILSQMIEIAEPLEEYQEAKKFSGISDKLAVQITAEFGDLSKFKNKKSLISFVGIDSPPYESGNFKAEQRKITKKGNAILRKVGYQAMKCMMSAKNPGNEIYIYMVKKDGKDKKICKFAGLNKFLRVYYAKVMASKQEKKVLKAA, from the coding sequence ATAAAAGACAAAGGATATTTTGTAACGGTAGTAAATCCTTTAAAAATGAAACAGTTTTGCCGAGTTCTTAACTTTAGAAAAGCAAAAAATGATAATATAGATGCCATACAAATAGCAGAATATGGGTTAATGTATTGGAAAGAATTACAAGAATACAAAGTAGATGTAGAAAGTTTCAGAGTCCTAAAAGAATTAAACAGATCATATCAGCATTACATGGACTTAAGAATCAATCAAATGAACTTCATAGATCAAACAATAAGCCAAACATTTCCAGGAATAAAAAAACTAATACCCCACGCTTCAGGAGACTTTTCAAAAGACAAATTATTAGATTTCTTAGAAAAATGGTGGCATAAAAACCTAGTATTAGAAAAATCAGAAGATAAATTTATAGAAGATTTTAAAAACTGGGCAAAAGAAAAGAGATACCATCCTAATGCTGATAAAGCTAAATCCATATACAAGCTCGCAGAGGAAAGTATCTCAACTCAACCTTCTAGTAGCTCATATATAAAAATGAACATACAAGAAGGAATAGAATTGATAAAACATATAAATCAAATTCTATATACTATTTTATCACAAATGATAGAAATTGCCGAGCCCTTAGAAGAATATCAAGAAGCAAAGAAATTCTCAGGAATATCAGATAAATTAGCGGTACAAATCACAGCAGAATTTGGCGACTTATCAAAATTTAAAAATAAAAAAAGTTTAATATCCTTTGTAGGAATAGATTCGCCACCGTATGAATCAGGTAATTTCAAAGCAGAACAGAGAAAAATAACAAAAAAAGGCAATGCAATACTAAGAAAAGTAGGTTACCAGGCTATGAAATGTATGATGAGTGCTAAAAATCCAGGAAATGAAATATATATTTATATGGTAAAAAAAGATGGAAAAGATAAAAAAATATGTAAATTTGCAGGACTAAATAAATTCCTAAGAGTCTACTATGCAAAAGTCATGGCATCAAAACAAGAAAAGAAGGTGTTAAAAGCAGCCTAG
- a CDS encoding DUF4368 domain-containing protein: MENYALKKISEKHFERLYKKYYEEQAELESTIKNGREEIDNHNKNKIDTNNFLKMIKKYTDIEELTTPMINEFIEKIIVHEATRGRKGEQRKQEIHVYFNFIGDFKNIEVG, translated from the coding sequence ATGGAGAATTATGCTTTAAAGAAAATCAGCGAGAAGCACTTTGAAAGGCTATATAAAAAATATTATGAAGAGCAGGCTGAGTTAGAAAGTACAATTAAAAACGGTCGAGAAGAAATAGATAACCATAATAAAAACAAGATAGATACCAATAATTTTCTAAAAATGATAAAGAAATATACCGATATAGAAGAACTAACCACTCCAATGATTAATGAGTTCATTGAAAAAATAATCGTCCATGAAGCAACAAGAGGAAGAAAAGGGGAACAAAGAAAGCAAGAAATTCATGTGTATTTTAACTTTATTGGGGATTTTAAAAATATAGAAGTTGGTTAA
- a CDS encoding replication initiator protein A, whose amino-acid sequence MNFDYFYNRQSEMYNFIRLPMVLMEDEISESISIEAKVLYSYMLNRIGLSYKNGWIDEDGKVFIYYTMDSIKEQFNCANDKALKIMNELDTKSGIGLIEKKRQRLGKPNRIYVKDFMSVFSSPNSRNADFRKVEVQTSDNRNSRTPNNRLQDFRKSEGNYNNISNNELRKNDFNKGQKPYGIYKNIFLTEEYKDLTNELGSRISEYIDRLSSYMKANNRVYQDHKATIINWYLNDQAKNINDNSTRKMNYDIGESL is encoded by the coding sequence ATGAATTTTGATTATTTTTATAATAGGCAATCAGAGATGTATAACTTCATTAGGTTACCTATGGTATTAATGGAAGATGAAATTTCTGAGAGCATTTCCATTGAAGCTAAAGTTTTGTATTCATATATGCTTAATCGAATTGGCCTTTCATATAAAAACGGCTGGATAGATGAAGATGGAAAAGTTTTTATTTATTACACAATGGATTCTATTAAAGAACAATTCAACTGTGCAAATGATAAAGCCTTAAAAATTATGAATGAGCTTGATACAAAATCAGGAATTGGATTAATAGAAAAGAAAAGACAAAGACTTGGAAAACCAAATAGGATTTATGTTAAAGATTTTATGAGTGTTTTCTCCAGTCCAAACAGTAGAAATGCAGATTTCCGAAAAGTAGAAGTCCAGACTTCCGATAATCGGAATTCAAGAACTCCGAATAACAGACTTCAAGATTTTCGAAAATCGGAAGGTAACTATAACAATATTAGTAATAATGAGTTAAGAAAGAATGATTTTAATAAAGGGCAAAAGCCTTATGGAATATATAAAAATATATTTTTGACTGAAGAATACAAAGACTTAACAAATGAGTTAGGAAGCAGAATTAGTGAATACATTGATAGGCTCTCGTCTTATATGAAAGCAAACAACAGAGTTTATCAAGATCACAAGGCAACGATAATCAATTGGTATCTTAATGATCAGGCAAAAAATATTAATGACAATTCAACAAGAAAAATGAATTACGATATAGGAGAGAGTTTATGA
- a CDS encoding MerR family transcriptional regulator: protein MKTVNEVSKIAGISIRTLQYYDKIGLLKPSAYSESGYRLYGDEDLKVLQSILLFKALEFPLKEIKEIITSEHFDKDLVLEQQIKLLILKKEHLENLILFAKGLKALGGNCMNFTAFDTSKIDEYAKQAKEYWGDTPEFREFEAKEKRRNSEETKMLHQQLMLIFAEFGKVKSQPSDSVEVQALVKKLQDFITANFYKCSNEILSRLGKMYASGGDFTKNIDAFAGEGTSVFVNKAIEYYCK, encoded by the coding sequence GTGAAAACAGTGAATGAAGTCAGCAAGATAGCAGGAATTAGTATTCGTACTCTTCAGTATTACGACAAAATCGGTTTGTTAAAACCGTCCGCTTATTCGGAGTCAGGATATAGGTTGTATGGTGATGAGGATCTAAAGGTACTACAATCCATTTTGCTGTTTAAAGCTTTGGAATTTCCGCTCAAAGAAATTAAAGAAATAATAACCAGTGAGCATTTCGACAAAGATTTAGTGCTGGAACAACAGATCAAATTATTAATCTTGAAAAAAGAGCATTTGGAAAATTTAATTCTTTTTGCAAAGGGATTAAAAGCATTAGGAGGTAACTGTATGAACTTTACAGCATTTGACACAAGCAAAATTGATGAGTATGCCAAACAGGCAAAAGAGTATTGGGGAGATACACCGGAATTCAGGGAATTTGAAGCTAAAGAAAAAAGGAGAAACAGCGAGGAAACAAAAATGCTCCATCAACAACTCATGCTGATTTTTGCAGAATTTGGCAAGGTAAAATCACAACCCAGCGATTCAGTTGAAGTTCAGGCTTTGGTAAAGAAACTGCAGGACTTTATTACAGCTAATTTCTATAAGTGCTCGAATGAGATTTTATCCAGACTTGGCAAGATGTATGCTTCTGGTGGTGATTTTACGAAAAATATAGATGCGTTTGCAGGCGAAGGGACATCAGTATTTGTCAACAAGGCAATCGAATATTATTGCAAGTAA
- a CDS encoding prevent-host-death protein produces the protein MNVNTDTLISISEANQNFSKVARLVDKYGSAVILKNNSPRYVILEFPKADEVSAPADDEVMALSDMFIKKNTKVYEELAK, from the coding sequence ATGAATGTAAATACAGATACGCTGATTTCAATTTCTGAAGCCAATCAAAACTTCTCAAAGGTTGCTCGTCTTGTCGATAAATACGGCTCAGCTGTAATACTAAAAAACAACTCTCCGCGCTATGTGATTTTAGAGTTCCCTAAAGCCGATGAGGTTTCTGCTCCAGCTGATGATGAGGTCATGGCTTTGTCGGATATGTTCATCAAAAAGAATACAAAAGTCTAT